In Yersinia enterocolitica subsp. enterocolitica, one DNA window encodes the following:
- a CDS encoding DUF1283 family protein yields the protein MKITSLPRLMRVFLPVAVLALPLAWQTAALAQSATCTQGSTCVSVGGNNDPMSKEQARQSQQQWDDTHRLRNKVNNRAEKNFDKYDRAEDAKDNCDRSANFNAYWEPNTERCLDRLSGRQINP from the coding sequence ATGAAAATAACTAGCTTGCCCCGCCTGATGCGCGTTTTTCTCCCCGTAGCGGTGCTGGCTTTGCCGCTGGCATGGCAAACTGCCGCGTTGGCACAATCGGCCACCTGTACCCAAGGCAGCACCTGTGTTTCTGTTGGTGGCAACAATGACCCAATGTCAAAAGAACAAGCACGCCAAAGCCAGCAACAGTGGGATGATACCCACCGCTTGCGTAATAAAGTGAATAACCGGGCCGAGAAGAATTTTGATAAATATGATCGTGCCGAAGATGCAAAAGACAATTGCGATCGTAGCGCAAACTTTAATGCCTATTGGGAACCGAACACTGAACGTTGCCTGGATCGTTTGTCCGGTCGCCAGATTAATCCGTAA
- a CDS encoding DUF1161 domain-containing protein has product MKKTLIISTLLLSLAPLAALASCESVKADIAQKIINNGVPESGFKLDIVPNDQVQNAGGQVVGHCENDTQKIVYTRITDSE; this is encoded by the coding sequence ATGAAAAAAACGCTTATTATCAGCACATTGTTATTATCTCTGGCCCCTTTGGCTGCTTTGGCCTCCTGTGAAAGTGTCAAAGCAGATATCGCGCAAAAAATTATCAATAATGGCGTGCCTGAATCTGGTTTTAAACTGGATATCGTCCCTAACGATCAGGTACAAAATGCGGGTGGACAAGTGGTTGGGCATTGTGAAAATGATACTCAGAAGATTGTTTATACTCGCATCACTGACAGCGAATAA
- a CDS encoding prolyl oligopeptidase family serine peptidase has product MKTRREFLTMVAGLGIVLKCSAPVFAAGANRATSLQPSMIEGTAITQVYGDGVRLTGVAVHYNQPVNGKALKPTDFTVEGRTVTDVFTSHSADPADKAPSGEYVIIALSPEDKNAALAEKLPQPKKDKSENPGQGGPGKAGDIPVYDTVYPAAVASFSQLSELHTVSGQAILPKEKQLTTDKVKNRIVDDFKQLEYRDPKTGKTLKYNLYIPADYTQEHAWPLVLFMHDAGATSDVTQTTLFQGLGAISWASPEDQAQRPCFILAPQYAEIIADDNSQTSDMLDTTIDLINALCQQYNIDRKRLYVTGQSGGCMMSIAMNIKYPDLFAASLLVAGQWDPALVKSLAGQKLWIIVSQDDDKAWPGQNAIIDVLKKEGAKVAEAVWDGTWDAEQFRRAFEKIDAENASINYITFRQGTVVPAGESMAGASGHRNTWRVAYNIEPVREWIFRQHQ; this is encoded by the coding sequence ATGAAAACACGGCGTGAATTTCTAACGATGGTGGCAGGGCTGGGCATTGTGCTCAAATGCAGTGCACCGGTTTTTGCCGCTGGCGCTAATAGGGCAACCAGCTTGCAGCCCTCCATGATAGAGGGGACTGCGATTACTCAGGTTTATGGTGACGGTGTCCGGCTGACAGGCGTTGCCGTGCATTACAATCAGCCCGTCAATGGTAAGGCGCTGAAGCCAACGGATTTCACGGTTGAGGGCCGTACTGTTACCGATGTATTTACCAGCCATTCAGCGGATCCGGCAGATAAAGCGCCAAGCGGGGAATATGTCATCATCGCTTTATCGCCGGAAGATAAAAACGCCGCTTTAGCCGAAAAATTGCCGCAACCGAAAAAAGATAAAAGTGAGAATCCAGGGCAAGGCGGGCCAGGTAAGGCAGGGGACATACCGGTCTATGACACGGTTTATCCGGCGGCAGTTGCATCATTTAGCCAACTATCTGAACTTCATACCGTTTCCGGCCAGGCTATTTTGCCGAAAGAAAAACAGCTGACGACTGATAAGGTGAAAAACCGCATTGTTGATGATTTTAAACAACTGGAATACCGAGATCCTAAGACCGGAAAAACACTGAAATACAATTTATATATTCCAGCAGATTACACCCAAGAACACGCATGGCCACTGGTGTTGTTTATGCATGATGCCGGGGCAACCAGTGATGTAACCCAAACCACATTGTTTCAGGGATTAGGGGCTATCTCTTGGGCATCGCCAGAAGATCAAGCCCAACGCCCCTGTTTTATTCTGGCACCGCAGTATGCTGAAATCATCGCTGATGATAATTCGCAGACGTCAGATATGCTGGATACCACCATCGATCTGATTAATGCTCTGTGCCAGCAGTATAATATTGATCGCAAACGTCTTTATGTGACCGGGCAATCCGGTGGCTGTATGATGTCAATTGCTATGAACATCAAGTACCCTGATCTTTTTGCGGCATCACTGTTGGTGGCTGGGCAGTGGGACCCCGCACTGGTCAAGTCGTTGGCAGGCCAGAAACTGTGGATTATTGTTTCTCAAGATGATGACAAGGCTTGGCCGGGGCAGAATGCCATTATTGATGTTTTGAAAAAAGAAGGCGCAAAAGTTGCCGAGGCCGTTTGGGATGGAACCTGGGATGCGGAACAATTTCGTCGTGCTTTCGAAAAAATTGATGCTGAAAATGCGTCGATTAACTACATTACTTTTCGCCAAGGAACCGTGGTACCCGCAGGCGAATCGATGGCTGGCGCTTCCGGGCATAGAAATACCTGGCGTGTTGCCTACAACATCGAACCGGTGCGCGAGTGGATATTCAGGCAACACCAGTAA
- a CDS encoding MFS transporter: MSQPNAITPAKVLGPALPLLVAGAFFMENLDATVIVTAMPQMASAFAVHPIDMNIGISAYILTLTVFIPASGWIANRFGARNIFTAAMVVFTLASVCCALSTDLATFTAARILQGIGGAMMVPVGRLIVLRNTSKADLIKAIATITWPGLVAPILGPPVGGFLTTYASWHWIFILNVPLGIFGIWLAWRLIPEESPQKETPFDMLGFLLTASACFSLMFGLELFNHQTLSRWIPLLCISASLLLGGLAVYHAKRQISPLIDLWALRIKSYSVTIWSGSLYRIAIGAVPFLLPLLFQLGFGMSAFDAGLLVLAVFAGNLMMKPFTSAILYRFRFRSTLLVNGLLNAVAIFACALITPETPHTLIILLLFISGLTRSMQFTALNTLAYSEIPGPKMGGANTFSNMIQQLAMGLGIAIGALALRIAEWFHPYRAGVIPLENFQIAFVVIGVVALLSIVDTLTLSRDAGDEVRKRPSRLK; encoded by the coding sequence ATGAGTCAACCTAACGCTATCACCCCTGCAAAAGTTCTTGGCCCTGCTCTACCCTTATTGGTCGCGGGCGCTTTCTTTATGGAAAACCTGGATGCAACGGTGATTGTTACCGCCATGCCACAAATGGCTTCGGCATTTGCTGTGCATCCGATTGATATGAATATTGGTATTTCTGCTTATATTCTTACCCTGACGGTATTTATTCCTGCCAGTGGTTGGATTGCTAATCGTTTTGGTGCTCGTAATATTTTTACCGCCGCTATGGTTGTTTTTACATTAGCATCAGTATGTTGCGCATTAAGCACTGATCTTGCGACATTCACTGCGGCAAGAATTTTGCAAGGAATTGGCGGCGCGATGATGGTGCCAGTGGGCCGATTGATTGTATTGCGCAATACGTCCAAAGCAGACCTGATTAAAGCTATCGCGACCATTACCTGGCCGGGATTGGTTGCCCCGATCCTCGGGCCTCCCGTCGGTGGATTTCTAACCACCTATGCATCCTGGCATTGGATATTTATCTTAAATGTCCCGCTGGGGATCTTCGGGATATGGTTGGCATGGCGGCTGATTCCTGAAGAGTCGCCACAAAAAGAGACACCTTTCGATATGCTGGGTTTCTTGTTAACCGCCTCAGCTTGTTTCAGTCTGATGTTTGGGCTGGAGTTATTTAATCACCAAACTTTATCACGCTGGATTCCTTTGTTGTGTATTAGTGCCAGCCTGCTATTAGGTGGGTTGGCGGTTTATCACGCCAAACGGCAGATTTCACCGCTAATTGACCTGTGGGCTTTACGTATAAAAAGTTACAGCGTCACCATTTGGAGTGGGAGTTTGTACCGAATCGCGATCGGCGCCGTTCCTTTCTTACTGCCGTTGCTGTTTCAGCTCGGGTTTGGCATGAGCGCATTTGATGCTGGTTTATTGGTATTGGCCGTTTTTGCCGGTAACTTGATGATGAAGCCTTTTACTTCAGCCATCTTATATCGCTTCCGTTTCCGTTCTACCTTGTTGGTCAATGGGTTACTTAATGCGGTCGCTATCTTTGCCTGTGCTCTTATCACACCTGAAACGCCTCATACATTGATTATATTGCTGCTATTTATCAGTGGATTAACGCGGTCAATGCAGTTCACCGCTCTCAATACATTGGCATATTCTGAAATCCCAGGGCCGAAAATGGGTGGCGCCAATACCTTTTCCAATATGATTCAACAACTGGCTATGGGGCTGGGGATTGCCATTGGGGCCTTAGCGCTGCGGATTGCCGAGTGGTTCCACCCTTATCGTGCCGGCGTTATCCCGTTAGAAAATTTCCAGATAGCATTTGTGGTTATTGGTGTGGTCGCATTACTATCGATAGTGGATACATTAACACTTAGCCGTGATGCGGGTGATGAAGTGCGGAAAAGACCGTCCAGACTGAAATGA
- a CDS encoding YnfA family protein, whose product MLKASLLFFVTALAEIIGCFLPYLWLRKGASMWLLLPAVASLALFVWLLTLHPAASGRVYAAYGGVYVATALIWLRVVDGVKLSLFDWVGAAVALVGMLIIVAGWRVS is encoded by the coding sequence ATGTTAAAGGCGTCGTTACTATTTTTTGTCACTGCATTGGCTGAAATTATTGGCTGTTTCTTGCCTTACTTATGGCTGCGCAAAGGGGCAAGCATGTGGTTATTACTACCGGCAGTTGCCAGTCTGGCGCTGTTTGTGTGGTTATTAACCTTGCATCCTGCCGCCAGTGGTCGGGTCTATGCGGCTTACGGCGGTGTTTATGTGGCGACGGCGTTAATTTGGCTGAGAGTGGTTGATGGCGTGAAGCTATCTCTCTTTGATTGGGTGGGTGCGGCAGTGGCGCTGGTCGGGATGTTGATTATTGTCGCGGGCTGGCGGGTCAGTTAA
- the ydfG gene encoding bifunctional NADP-dependent 3-hydroxy acid dehydrogenase/3-hydroxypropionate dehydrogenase YdfG — MIVFVTGATSGFGEAIARKFISHGHQVIATGRRQERLAELKAELGEQLHIVQLDVRNRAAIQHVIDELPAELKNIDVLVNNAGLALGLEPAHKANVEDWDTMIDTNTKGLVNMTRALLPEMVARDVGHIINIGSTAANWPYAGGNVYGATKAFVKQFSLGLRADLHGTHIRVTDIEPGMVGGTEFSAVRFKGDGEKVNKTYDGANPLTPEDVAEAVYWVATLPARVNINTLEMMPVSQSFAGLSIHREG, encoded by the coding sequence ATGATCGTTTTCGTCACAGGCGCAACCTCCGGATTTGGTGAGGCAATCGCTCGCAAATTTATCAGCCACGGTCATCAGGTTATTGCTACTGGGCGTCGTCAGGAAAGATTGGCAGAATTAAAGGCCGAGCTGGGTGAGCAACTGCATATTGTGCAGTTAGACGTCCGTAATCGCGCGGCGATTCAGCATGTTATTGACGAACTCCCCGCTGAGCTGAAAAACATTGATGTGCTGGTGAATAATGCTGGTTTAGCATTAGGTTTGGAACCGGCTCACAAAGCCAATGTTGAAGATTGGGATACGATGATTGATACCAATACCAAAGGTTTGGTGAATATGACGCGTGCATTACTTCCTGAAATGGTGGCGCGTGATGTCGGCCATATTATTAATATTGGTTCTACTGCGGCTAACTGGCCTTATGCTGGCGGTAATGTGTATGGCGCGACCAAAGCCTTTGTTAAGCAATTCAGTCTGGGTCTGCGCGCCGACTTACATGGCACACACATTCGCGTCACGGATATTGAACCTGGTATGGTGGGTGGCACGGAATTCTCTGCGGTGCGTTTTAAAGGCGACGGCGAGAAAGTGAATAAAACCTACGATGGTGCTAACCCATTAACACCAGAAGATGTTGCCGAAGCGGTATATTGGGTGGCCACATTGCCTGCTCGCGTCAATATCAATACCCTGGAAATGATGCCGGTCAGCCAATCTTTTGCCGGATTGAGCATTCACCGCGAAGGCTAA